The window ATAATTCTTCTGAGGACATACTCGCCCAGCTTGCAATTCTTTCCGGCTCGGTTTGCTGACAGTGAGCAACGCTTTGAATTGCGGCAGCTTTCGTGCGACTCACTCCGCAATTTAGTAGGTTATCGGCTGGTAAATAAGCAATCGACTGTAAGCCTAACGACTTTGCTTCTTTCTCAGTGCGTTCAATGATTGTTGCAGACGCTTTCAATGACAGCATTTGCCGAATAATAATTCTCGGTAAAGCGTCAATGACTGGAGTATTTGAAGGCTTAAGCGGCGCTCTTTCCGTCAATTGTAACAACACCAAATCGAAGCCTGGTTGAGTATCGATAAGGTGTTGCTTGATAGACTGAGCAGTTGTTTGCATAGAGTTAAGCAAATACAGTGAAGGTTTGACGGCTTATGGCTAGGAGTTCGCCTTTTTCTGACCAGAGGCCTGCTCGACTGTGCCCGTAACCATTTTCAGCATGCTCAATAAACGCTTCGTACTGATACCAGTTGTGAGTATTGAAGTTTTCCAGTGGCTTATCCGGAAACTCTATAGTCCAGGTCAATGAAGACGCCGGTGCCGGCTGCTTTAAGTGCGGCAATACAGCTGGTGGCCAGGCATCGACTAAAGCGAGAATAGCGGCAATGGTCAGCTGTTGTTGCTCTTGTCTAAAACGCACCCACCCGCCAAAGGTTCTGCCCGGTTGCCCACTAAACGGCATGCCACCGGAGGTAATGCGGTAGTCAAAGTTCTTAGCAAACTCAGGAACAATATCGGCTTCCGGCAGGCCGGGCCCATCGTTAGTCGTCTTTAAGTCAGGCGGATTTTCTCCGCTGACAGACACTGACGATTCGCGCCCCTTACCCAGGCTCGCTAACCCTGCAAGCATGACGTCATCGTTTTGCGTTAACTCAACGACCACTTGCAAAACTGAGGACCCCTGGCGCAACACCCGATAATTTAGCGTTGCATCTCCCGGTGCTGCCGGGGCAACAAAAGAAATAGCAAAGCTACGCAGGTGATAATCCTTCGGGAATTGCTGCAATAAGAACTGTGCTGCTATTGCTGCACTAAAACCACCAAAAAGCGCTCGCCCTTGTGCCCAACCTTCAGGCAGACTTATCGTTTGGTTGTTCTTGTCACTTTCTATTAACGCTAACGTCTCATGAAATTGCATGGTGCTTCCCTGTTAAACAGCTGTTTGAATTAACTATTAAGAATACCAATTATCACCATAATGACAAAGGATGATGTTAATAGCACAAAATAAACCATGCCAGATATGAGGTATTTTACCGCGGTGAGGGGCCAGCTCTGCTGATAAAAGCGCTTCTGAGTAATAAATAGGTAGACAAAAATCCAAATAATGAACAAATCAGTGACCCAATC is drawn from Idiomarina piscisalsi and contains these coding sequences:
- a CDS encoding DNA-3-methyladenine glycosylase family protein, with translation MQTTAQSIKQHLIDTQPGFDLVLLQLTERAPLKPSNTPVIDALPRIIIRQMLSLKASATIIERTEKEAKSLGLQSIAYLPADNLLNCGVSRTKAAAIQSVAHCQQTEPERIASWASMSSEELLKDVTKLKGIGPWTASILAMFHFAHEDLFPIQDSSLRKAIGQLKEQDVLIIPERASPYRTYLACYLWDILDQSRR
- a CDS encoding thioesterase family protein, which produces MQFHETLALIESDKNNQTISLPEGWAQGRALFGGFSAAIAAQFLLQQFPKDYHLRSFAISFVAPAAPGDATLNYRVLRQGSSVLQVVVELTQNDDVMLAGLASLGKGRESSVSVSGENPPDLKTTNDGPGLPEADIVPEFAKNFDYRITSGGMPFSGQPGRTFGGWVRFRQEQQQLTIAAILALVDAWPPAVLPHLKQPAPASSLTWTIEFPDKPLENFNTHNWYQYEAFIEHAENGYGHSRAGLWSEKGELLAISRQTFTVFA